A single genomic interval of Lewinellaceae bacterium harbors:
- a CDS encoding glycerophosphodiester phosphodiesterase: MHTDSNSFDWQGHRGCRGHFPENSIPAFLHALETPVTTLEMDAAISKDGLVIISHEPWFNPVICRGPQGQQEGLESIAIHDLTYEEIKQYDCGSWGNPRFPDQHAISTYKPSLADVVAAVRAYCDSINRPYPYYNIEIKSSPEWDGTFTPSVETFAATLVSACRELGILDQTTIQSFDLRALREVHQKYPEVKLSLLVEETFELESLLDKLEFVPQILSPYFPLVTSELVSDCHARNMQIVPWTVNEIADMKAQRALGVDGLITDYVDRIAHID, encoded by the coding sequence ATGCATACCGATTCAAATTCCTTCGACTGGCAGGGCCACCGTGGCTGCAGGGGACATTTCCCGGAAAATTCCATTCCGGCATTTCTCCATGCGCTGGAAACACCGGTCACGACACTGGAGATGGACGCTGCGATCAGCAAGGATGGCCTGGTAATTATTTCACATGAACCCTGGTTCAATCCGGTGATTTGCCGGGGCCCGCAAGGTCAGCAGGAAGGATTGGAATCCATTGCGATCCATGATCTGACCTATGAAGAGATAAAGCAGTACGATTGCGGGTCCTGGGGTAATCCCAGATTTCCGGATCAGCATGCTATATCTACCTACAAGCCTTCTCTGGCTGATGTGGTGGCCGCCGTTCGGGCCTATTGCGATTCGATTAACCGGCCCTACCCCTATTACAACATAGAGATCAAGAGCAGCCCGGAGTGGGATGGTACCTTTACGCCTTCCGTGGAAACGTTTGCTGCAACGCTGGTTTCTGCCTGCCGTGAACTTGGCATCCTGGATCAGACTACGATCCAGTCTTTTGACCTTCGCGCCCTGCGGGAAGTGCATCAGAAGTACCCGGAGGTTAAATTATCACTGCTGGTCGAAGAAACGTTTGAACTGGAATCGTTGCTTGATAAGTTGGAATTTGTTCCTCAGATTCTCAGCCCCTATTTCCCTTTAGTGACTTCCGAATTGGTGTCGGATTGCCATGCACGGAATATGCAGATTGTGCCATGGACGGTGAATGAAATAGCCGATATGAAAGCGCAGCGGGCCCTGGGT